In the genome of Spirochaetaceae bacterium, the window ACGTCACGAAGCGCGGCGGGACCATCACCATTTCCACTCCGCACGAGGACGGCAAGGGCGACTACAGCGCCGAGGTTGCTGCACTCGCGGCGGTCGGCGGCGACATCCTGATCGTGGCCGGCTACCTCGACCAGGGCGGCAAGGGAATCATCCAGGGGGCGCTCGATTCGGGCGCTTTCGACCACTTCTTTCTCCCCGACGGTATGATCGGCGAGAGCCTGTTGGAGGCGATCGGACCCGATCTTGACGGGTCGATCGGCACCGTGCCCGGCACCGACAGTCCCGGCGCCGCCAAGCTCGGCGACATGTTGGAGTCGGCCAGCCAGCCGTTCGTGAAGGAGTCGTACGACGCGGCCGCCCTGATCCTGCTGGCCATGCAGGCGGCGGGGTCGACCGACAGCGGGGCGTTCAAGGACCACGTCATGGCGGTGGCCAACGCGCCCGGCGAGCAGATCTTCCCCGGTGAGCTGGCCAAGGCGCTCGCCATCCTCGCGGACGGGGGCGACATCGACTACGTCGGCGCGTCGGCGGTGGAACTGGTGGGCGCGGGCGAGAGCGCAGGCAACTACCAGCAGATGGCGGTCGAGGACGGCAAGCTCGTGGTCGTCCGCTACCGGTAGCAGT includes:
- a CDS encoding ABC transporter substrate-binding protein, translated to MRRVAAFGLMVLLPLGTAFAEDVKLGVLLGFTGPIESLVGPMGDGADFAIKEVNDSGALLGGLQVTAVRGDTTCIDSAAAVAAAERLVTADRVDAIVGGDCSGVTIAMLQQVAKPNGIVMISPSATSPALSTIEDDGLFFRTAPSDARQGEVIADILQEMGIEEAAMTYTNNDYGKGLADSIEANVTKRGGTITISTPHEDGKGDYSAEVAALAAVGGDILIVAGYLDQGGKGIIQGALDSGAFDHFFLPDGMIGESLLEAIGPDLDGSIGTVPGTDSPGAAKLGDMLESASQPFVKESYDAAALILLAMQAAGSTDSGAFKDHVMAVANAPGEQIFPGELAKALAILADGGDIDYVGASAVELVGAGESAGNYQQMAVEDGKLVVVRYR